A single genomic interval of Antarcticibacterium arcticum harbors:
- the ypfJ gene encoding KPN_02809 family neutral zinc metallopeptidase: MKWQGRRQSTNVDDRRGKSTGGKIAVGGGLIGLIFLAIQLFSGGDATEILNQIQTDPGSATEERELTAEEKELGQFTATVLADTEDVWNNIFSQHNATYREPGMVLFTDAVRSACGGASSASGPFYCPGDEKIYMDLVFFEELRTRFGAEGGDFAIAYVIAHEVGHHIQHLMGTAGEVRNRQQQLSQGEANQLSVALELQADFYAGVWAHHNRQYLEDGDIREALSAASAVGDDAIQKRTAGRVVPDAFTHGTSEQRMEWFKRGFTTGDISQGDTFRGVR; this comes from the coding sequence ATGAAATGGCAGGGAAGAAGACAAAGCACCAACGTAGATGACCGCAGGGGGAAATCTACCGGTGGTAAAATTGCCGTGGGTGGCGGACTTATAGGTCTTATCTTCCTGGCAATACAATTATTTTCCGGAGGCGATGCAACAGAGATCCTTAACCAAATACAAACAGATCCCGGAAGTGCTACTGAAGAGCGTGAACTAACGGCGGAAGAAAAGGAACTTGGACAGTTTACAGCTACCGTTCTTGCAGATACTGAAGATGTTTGGAACAATATTTTTTCTCAGCACAATGCCACTTACCGTGAACCTGGAATGGTATTGTTTACAGATGCGGTAAGATCTGCTTGTGGTGGAGCATCCAGTGCCTCAGGACCGTTTTACTGCCCCGGCGATGAAAAGATCTATATGGACCTTGTTTTCTTTGAGGAACTGCGTACCCGCTTTGGGGCGGAGGGCGGTGATTTTGCTATCGCATACGTAATTGCCCATGAAGTTGGACACCATATTCAACATTTAATGGGTACTGCAGGAGAAGTGAGAAACAGGCAACAGCAATTAAGCCAGGGGGAAGCAAATCAATTATCTGTGGCTCTTGAACTTCAAGCCGATTTCTACGCGGGGGTTTGGGCCCACCACAACAGGCAGTACCTGGAAGATGGTGATATTAGGGAAGCTTTGAGTGCAGCCAGCGCTGTGGGCGACGATGCCATACAAAAACGCACCGCCGGCCGCGTAGTTCCCGATGCCTTTACACACGGTACTTCTGAACAACGTATGGAATGGTTCAAAAGAGGCTTTACCACCGGAGATATCTCACAGGGTGATACTTTTAGGGGAGTAAGGTAA
- a CDS encoding YybH family protein yields the protein MNTINYFRIATACLGLTIIAAGCNTSTEKEKEVRVEKEVAEVKTDMAAVKAEIQELENTWAQGDNARDAERISSFYAEDAVIMSADKPMVSGRNAIKKDLETSMAGREKGSTAKYEVLDVYGDENVVTEIGKSTRMDAAGKVISTGKYIAIWEKRDGKYVCVREMSFTDKEISQ from the coding sequence ATGAACACAATTAATTATTTTAGGATCGCAACTGCCTGTCTGGGCTTAACGATCATTGCTGCGGGATGTAATACTTCTACTGAAAAAGAAAAAGAAGTACGCGTTGAAAAGGAAGTGGCCGAAGTGAAGACAGATATGGCTGCTGTGAAAGCGGAGATCCAGGAATTGGAAAACACCTGGGCACAGGGTGATAATGCGCGGGATGCAGAAAGAATCAGTTCTTTTTATGCAGAGGATGCCGTAATTATGTCGGCAGACAAGCCGATGGTCTCAGGTAGAAATGCTATTAAAAAGGACCTTGAAACCAGTATGGCCGGCAGGGAGAAAGGATCAACCGCCAAATATGAGGTCCTGGATGTATATGGAGATGAAAATGTGGTTACCGAAATTGGAAAATCAACCCGAATGGACGCTGCCGGAAAAGTGATTTCTACGGGTAAATATATTGCCATATGGGAAAAGCGCGATGGTAAGTATGTTTGCGTAAGAGAAATGAGTTTTACCGATAAGGAAATTAGTCAATAG
- a CDS encoding response regulator transcription factor yields the protein MKEIFIVEDDQDIRELIELLLSDAYTVRSFPNAERFKNSIATGRPDLILMDIMLPDGNGQEMCKKLAQNKETNEIPVILMSAHTDIVDETACDFIAKPFDVDDLLLRIEKHINA from the coding sequence ATGAAAGAGATTTTTATAGTTGAAGATGATCAGGATATACGGGAGTTGATAGAGCTCCTGTTAAGCGATGCTTATACAGTGCGCTCGTTTCCCAATGCTGAAAGATTTAAGAACAGCATTGCTACGGGGCGGCCGGATCTTATCCTCATGGACATCATGTTACCTGATGGTAATGGTCAGGAAATGTGTAAAAAGCTGGCTCAAAATAAAGAAACCAATGAAATTCCGGTAATATTAATGTCGGCTCACACAGATATTGTAGATGAGACGGCCTGTGATTTCATAGCAAAACCCTTTGATGTAGATGACCTCCTTTTGCGCATTGAAAAACATATCAACGCTTAG
- a CDS encoding sensor histidine kinase, protein MKPIVPASSGPGNAKVPLQQPVPDYKKLVLESPVAFYTCDKNGYITFFNEAARKLWGRDPDVKRELWSGAWKLFYPDGTPMPPEKSPMALTVQNGITVENQSIMIQCPDSTFKNLLLFSKPLFNENQNLTGAHSILIDISGQVVNEIKQTTLSAIVESSDDAIISKDLRGKITSWNKGAEMIFGFTEKETLGKSITMLIPMERLKEEKQAMLSAIVNSSEDAIISKDLTGKITSWNKGAEIIFGFTEKETLGKSITILIPKDRLKEEKHIIDNIKKGKKVDHFETVRKTKDGRLIPLSITVSPVKDFLGNIVGASKVARDISARIQAEAEINQHNSNLEILNSIGKSISENLDVQGVLQRVTDATTKLTGASYGAFFYNDYQENGESFKLYTLSGAARESFEKLGMPRHTALFAPTFADKEVVRIDDILLDPRYGKNFPQAGMPAAHLPVRSYLAVPVVSKTGEVIGGLLFGHPEPGIFTASHEDIVINIAAQAAVSLDNSKLFEQVKNLSDRKDEFIALASHELKTPLTTIKGYLQVLAKKEKDSLSELFISKSLNQVNKLNNLVDDLLNMSRIEAGKMEFNLEVFDLSELLREIAETFLYSHTSHSVLLKIDDYPVMVNCDRPRIEQAIINLLSNAIKYSPGAEKVYMGLNIQDRFASVYIRDEGTGLTREQQRQLFTRFYRAENTKGISGLGLGLYLTRQIIENHNGEVGVKSKYGEGSEFFFTLPLEENLNTSTPRK, encoded by the coding sequence ATGAAACCAATCGTTCCAGCTTCATCAGGTCCGGGTAACGCCAAGGTTCCCTTACAACAGCCCGTACCCGATTATAAAAAATTAGTCCTGGAATCTCCTGTTGCTTTTTATACCTGTGATAAGAATGGTTATATTACTTTTTTCAATGAGGCGGCCCGGAAACTTTGGGGCCGTGATCCAGATGTAAAAAGGGAGCTGTGGAGTGGTGCCTGGAAATTGTTCTATCCTGATGGCACACCAATGCCGCCGGAAAAAAGTCCAATGGCCCTAACTGTGCAAAATGGAATTACTGTAGAGAATCAGTCTATCATGATCCAATGCCCGGATAGTACTTTTAAAAATCTACTCCTTTTTTCAAAACCTTTATTTAATGAAAATCAAAATCTCACCGGTGCTCATTCTATCCTTATAGATATAAGTGGCCAGGTTGTCAATGAAATAAAACAAACAACGCTTTCGGCAATTGTAGAATCCTCTGATGATGCTATAATAAGCAAAGACCTGAGGGGAAAAATCACCAGCTGGAACAAGGGAGCTGAAATGATCTTTGGGTTCACTGAAAAGGAAACCCTGGGAAAATCAATCACCATGCTCATCCCGATGGAACGGCTCAAAGAAGAAAAACAGGCAATGCTTTCTGCAATTGTAAATTCATCAGAAGATGCCATAATAAGTAAGGACCTTACGGGAAAAATCACCAGTTGGAATAAAGGAGCTGAAATAATCTTTGGCTTCACTGAAAAGGAAACCCTTGGAAAATCTATTACCATACTTATTCCGAAGGATAGGCTCAAGGAAGAAAAGCACATTATTGACAATATTAAAAAGGGGAAAAAGGTTGATCATTTTGAAACAGTAAGAAAGACGAAAGACGGGAGATTAATTCCCCTTTCCATTACCGTCTCCCCCGTAAAGGATTTTTTGGGCAATATTGTAGGTGCGTCAAAGGTGGCCCGGGATATTAGCGCCAGGATACAGGCTGAAGCCGAAATTAATCAACATAACAGCAATCTTGAGATCCTTAATTCAATAGGAAAAAGTATTTCTGAGAATCTTGATGTGCAGGGTGTCCTGCAAAGGGTTACAGATGCTACTACCAAATTAACAGGAGCTTCCTATGGAGCCTTCTTTTACAATGATTACCAGGAAAATGGTGAATCCTTTAAATTGTACACCCTCTCCGGTGCGGCCAGAGAATCATTTGAAAAACTTGGGATGCCAAGACATACCGCCCTCTTTGCACCCACTTTTGCTGATAAAGAAGTGGTTAGGATAGATGACATTTTGCTGGATCCCCGATACGGAAAGAATTTTCCCCAGGCCGGAATGCCTGCAGCCCACTTACCGGTACGCAGTTACCTTGCGGTACCCGTAGTATCAAAAACCGGAGAAGTAATTGGAGGTCTTTTGTTCGGACATCCGGAGCCCGGAATTTTTACCGCAAGTCACGAAGATATTGTTATTAATATTGCAGCACAGGCAGCTGTTTCCCTGGATAATTCTAAATTATTTGAGCAGGTTAAAAACCTAAGCGATAGAAAAGACGAATTTATAGCACTTGCCAGCCATGAGCTTAAAACACCGCTCACCACTATTAAAGGTTATTTACAGGTTTTGGCTAAAAAGGAAAAAGACAGCCTGAGCGAGCTCTTTATATCCAAATCTCTAAACCAGGTAAATAAACTTAATAATCTTGTAGATGACCTGCTGAATATGTCACGAATTGAGGCGGGGAAAATGGAATTTAATCTGGAAGTATTTGACCTTAGCGAGTTATTGCGTGAGATCGCTGAAACATTTTTGTATTCTCACACCTCTCACAGTGTCCTATTGAAAATAGATGATTATCCCGTAATGGTAAATTGTGATCGCCCAAGGATAGAGCAGGCGATCATCAATCTCCTGTCCAATGCCATTAAATATAGCCCCGGCGCAGAAAAGGTTTATATGGGACTTAATATACAGGATAGATTTGCCAGTGTATATATACGCGATGAAGGTACCGGCTTAACCCGCGAACAGCAAAGGCAACTGTTTACCCGTTTCTACCGGGCTGAAAATACAAAAGGTATAAGTGGCCTTGGTTTAGGCTTATATCTTACAAGGCAAATAATAGAAAATCATAATGGTGAGGTGGGAGTAAAAAGCAAATATGGTGAGGGATCGGAGTTCTTTTTTACGCTTCCCCTTGAGGAAAACTTAAATACCTCCACCCCCCGAAAATAA
- a CDS encoding serine hydrolase has protein sequence MKKSSLPLLMLVSFLLIFTQNNWGQGLSTDQIDNLVQKTMKTFDVPGMAVAVLKDGKVLHMKGYGTRSLEKGGKVDENTLFGVASNTKAMTAAALAILIDQGKLEWDTKVTEVIPEFKLYDPYVTSEFTVRDLLTHRSGLGLGAGDLMVWPSLNTTSKEELIHNLRYLKPVSSFRTKYDYDNLLYIVAGVVVEKVSGLDYETFITQNIFRPLGMNNSVVNWNLIKDKTNVIEGHAPTEGKLVTVGLSFTPAADPAAGVYSSVYDMSKWVQMQLDNGKFGTQLKDSIFSKEQHREMWTPQTIIRTGPGDYNTQFKAYGLGWNLSDVNGYKEVTHTGGLLGIVSQVTMIPQLELGIIVLTNQQSGAAFRSVTNSIKDAYFGIKGKDRIAQYHKNVLRNEKYSDSVVANVWKNVEAVQKNQKMSTAELSKYSGAYLDPWFGKVNILVKDGKLRFEAEKAPDLHGEMSFYKGNSFVVKWDDRSLNGDAFAVFSLDREGEANGFTMEPVSPMTDFSFDFQDLEFEKQRK, from the coding sequence ATGAAAAAATCTTCCCTCCCATTATTAATGCTTGTTTCCTTCTTATTAATTTTTACCCAAAATAATTGGGGACAGGGATTGAGTACTGACCAAATTGACAACCTGGTACAAAAAACTATGAAAACCTTTGATGTCCCCGGTATGGCTGTAGCCGTTTTGAAGGACGGTAAGGTGCTACATATGAAAGGTTACGGGACAAGATCATTAGAAAAAGGCGGAAAAGTAGATGAAAACACCCTCTTTGGGGTGGCATCCAATACCAAAGCGATGACAGCTGCTGCCCTGGCAATTCTTATTGACCAGGGAAAACTGGAATGGGATACCAAAGTTACCGAAGTTATCCCCGAGTTTAAATTATATGATCCCTATGTAACCAGTGAATTCACCGTAAGGGATCTTCTTACGCATCGCAGCGGACTGGGCCTGGGTGCCGGGGACCTGATGGTATGGCCTTCGTTAAATACCACAAGTAAAGAGGAACTTATACATAATTTACGATATCTAAAACCGGTTTCCTCCTTCAGGACGAAATATGATTATGACAACCTGCTCTATATAGTGGCCGGTGTAGTAGTTGAAAAGGTATCCGGGCTGGATTATGAGACCTTCATCACCCAAAATATTTTCAGGCCCCTGGGAATGAACAATTCGGTGGTTAACTGGAACCTGATTAAGGATAAAACCAATGTAATTGAGGGACACGCCCCAACAGAAGGTAAACTGGTAACTGTGGGCCTTAGTTTCACCCCTGCAGCAGATCCCGCTGCAGGAGTATATTCTTCAGTATATGATATGAGCAAATGGGTCCAAATGCAGCTCGACAATGGGAAATTTGGAACGCAATTGAAGGATAGCATTTTTAGCAAGGAACAACACCGGGAAATGTGGACGCCCCAAACTATTATTAGAACAGGACCCGGAGATTATAATACCCAATTCAAAGCATACGGCCTGGGCTGGAACCTGAGTGATGTTAATGGATATAAAGAAGTTACGCATACCGGCGGACTTTTGGGAATTGTTTCCCAGGTTACCATGATCCCGCAACTGGAACTTGGAATTATTGTACTTACCAATCAGCAATCAGGCGCGGCTTTCAGGTCGGTTACTAACAGTATTAAAGATGCCTACTTCGGAATAAAAGGAAAAGACCGCATTGCCCAATATCACAAAAATGTCCTGCGGAATGAGAAGTATTCCGATTCTGTGGTTGCCAATGTTTGGAAGAATGTGGAGGCAGTTCAAAAAAACCAGAAAATGAGTACAGCAGAGCTGTCTAAATATTCAGGAGCTTACCTCGATCCCTGGTTTGGCAAGGTAAATATCTTGGTAAAGGACGGAAAACTTAGATTTGAAGCAGAAAAGGCACCCGACCTTCATGGGGAAATGAGTTTCTATAAAGGAAATTCTTTTGTGGTGAAGTGGGATGACCGCAGCCTGAACGGTGATGCATTTGCCGTGTTCTCTCTGGATCGCGAAGGAGAAGCGAACGGTTTTACAATGGAACCGGTCTCCCCTATGACAGATTTCAGTTTTGATTTTCAGGATCTGGAATTTGAAAAGCAGCGAAAATAA
- a CDS encoding ABC transporter ATP-binding protein, whose product MIQVENLTKTYGGTTVLNIAHLEIPKGESFGLVGNNGAGKTTFFSLLLDLISPDTGKITSNNIHISSDEGWKPFTTAFIDETFLIGYLTPEEYFYFIGELRGRKKAEVDEFLLRFTEFFNGEVLNGKKYLRDLSKGNSKKVGIVAALIGEPQVVILDEPFANLDPTTQFRLKKIIREIAATKETTILVSSHDLQHTVEISNRIVVLEKGEIVKDIQTTHETMQELETFFAV is encoded by the coding sequence ATGATACAAGTTGAAAATTTAACAAAGACTTACGGAGGCACTACCGTCCTCAACATTGCCCATCTGGAAATCCCAAAAGGGGAGAGTTTTGGCCTGGTAGGAAATAACGGAGCCGGAAAGACCACTTTTTTCAGCTTACTGCTGGACCTTATTTCACCCGATACCGGCAAGATCACCAGTAATAATATTCATATTAGCAGTGATGAAGGATGGAAACCCTTCACAACCGCCTTTATAGATGAAACTTTCCTTATTGGATATCTTACTCCTGAAGAATATTTTTATTTCATAGGCGAACTTAGGGGTAGAAAAAAGGCCGAAGTAGATGAGTTTTTATTACGCTTTACCGAGTTTTTTAATGGGGAGGTACTCAATGGCAAAAAATACCTTAGAGATCTTTCCAAAGGGAATTCGAAGAAAGTGGGAATTGTAGCGGCTTTAATTGGGGAACCTCAGGTAGTGATCCTGGATGAACCATTTGCAAACCTTGACCCCACCACCCAGTTCAGGCTTAAAAAGATAATCAGGGAAATTGCTGCTACTAAAGAAACTACCATCCTTGTGTCCAGTCATGACCTGCAGCACACGGTTGAAATTTCCAACAGGATCGTAGTATTGGAAAAAGGAGAGATAGTGAAGGATATTCAAACAACCCATGAAACCATGCAGGAACTGGAAACATTCTTTGCGGTGTAA
- a CDS encoding Crp/Fnr family transcriptional regulator — MNEHSSQAIFQTGEVLIRQDSPTNSIVFIKSGLVKIHTQGPNRERIMNISKAPSYLCLHSTFGDKINHFSATALEPTAVCFIESNVFTSLIQENGNFAYEVIQSMGRGELQNFHYLIDIAQKQNMGRVAHVLLYFAKQIYISNTFNLPLSRQELADLAGITRESISRILHKFHNEELIHIEGRKISLKNDRALKEISDKG, encoded by the coding sequence TTGAACGAGCATAGTTCACAGGCCATATTCCAGACCGGAGAAGTACTAATAAGGCAGGATTCCCCCACCAACAGTATAGTTTTTATAAAATCTGGTTTGGTTAAAATTCATACACAGGGTCCTAATAGAGAGCGTATCATGAATATTTCAAAAGCTCCTTCCTACCTATGTTTACACAGTACATTTGGCGATAAGATCAATCATTTTTCAGCAACGGCTTTGGAACCCACTGCGGTATGTTTTATTGAAAGCAATGTATTTACGAGTTTAATACAGGAAAATGGAAATTTTGCTTATGAAGTTATTCAAAGTATGGGTAGGGGTGAACTTCAAAACTTTCATTATCTTATAGATATTGCCCAAAAACAAAATATGGGTAGGGTAGCTCATGTATTGTTATATTTTGCCAAACAAATTTATATTTCCAATACTTTTAATTTGCCCCTTTCACGACAGGAACTTGCGGATCTTGCAGGTATAACCAGAGAAAGCATTAGTCGAATTCTGCACAAATTTCATAATGAAGAACTTATTCATATTGAAGGGAGAAAGATATCCTTAAAAAATGACAGGGCATTAAAAGAGATTAGCGACAAAGGCTAA
- a CDS encoding DUF5687 family protein — MLKKFFSLEWKSFLRSASFRANMFIKIIMVLAALYFILIFTGLGIGLFYILKKQEMEPLETVNRFIIFYLLLDLVIRYFLQKMPVMNIRPFLVQNISRKSIVGYSLGKTMVSIFNILHLFFLLPFTIVLIVEGYDPLGATAWFIGILSVVYLNNFLNILSNNRSFVLYSVALILVLLALFTYYGLIDLTQYTQPLFGALYTTPWVVIVPVLLLVIVSWITFRFFLKNLYLDAGLKVKEKAAQTEHYTWLNRYGVLGTFIKNDIKLIKRNKRSRTTIIMSVLFIFYGLLFFTGGIEAYEGPVWRIFAGIFVTGGFIFTFGQFVPSWDSSYYPLMMSQNIQYREYLNSKWWLMVITTIITTMIAGFYLYFGWEVYQAILVGAVYNIGVNAHLVLLGGAYIRTPIDLTQNKNVMGNKQAFNSKTLLLTLPKLILPLGLYALGHYLFEPIAGYLMVAGAGIIGFAFKNKVFVLIERIYKTEKYKTIAAYSQKA, encoded by the coding sequence ATGTTGAAAAAGTTTTTTAGTCTTGAATGGAAGTCGTTTTTACGATCTGCTTCTTTCCGGGCCAATATGTTTATAAAAATAATCATGGTGCTGGCCGCGCTGTATTTTATTTTGATTTTTACCGGTTTGGGAATAGGCCTGTTTTATATCTTAAAGAAACAGGAAATGGAACCTTTGGAAACCGTGAATAGGTTTATCATATTTTACCTTCTTCTGGATCTGGTGATTCGTTATTTTCTGCAAAAAATGCCGGTCATGAACATTAGGCCTTTCCTGGTTCAAAATATTTCCCGCAAAAGTATTGTAGGTTATTCGCTGGGAAAAACAATGGTTTCCATATTCAATATTCTGCATTTATTTTTTCTTCTGCCTTTTACTATTGTTCTTATAGTTGAAGGATATGATCCCCTGGGAGCGACAGCCTGGTTTATAGGGATCTTATCAGTCGTTTACCTGAATAATTTTCTTAATATCCTTAGTAATAACAGGAGTTTTGTTCTTTACAGTGTTGCATTGATACTGGTCTTGCTGGCACTTTTTACGTATTATGGCCTTATTGACCTAACCCAATATACTCAACCATTATTTGGTGCCTTGTATACTACACCTTGGGTAGTAATAGTTCCTGTATTATTATTAGTTATTGTATCATGGATAACCTTCCGGTTTTTTCTTAAAAACCTCTATCTGGATGCAGGCCTGAAGGTAAAAGAGAAAGCTGCCCAAACCGAACATTATACCTGGTTGAACCGCTATGGAGTATTGGGTACTTTTATTAAAAATGATATCAAACTCATAAAAAGGAATAAGCGCTCACGCACCACGATTATTATGAGTGTGCTGTTTATTTTTTATGGATTATTGTTTTTTACGGGTGGTATAGAAGCTTATGAAGGTCCTGTATGGCGCATATTTGCAGGGATATTTGTAACCGGTGGCTTTATTTTCACCTTTGGGCAGTTTGTGCCAAGTTGGGATAGTTCTTATTATCCTTTAATGATGAGCCAGAATATACAATACCGGGAATACCTCAACTCCAAGTGGTGGTTAATGGTGATCACGACTATAATCACTACTATGATTGCTGGTTTTTATCTGTATTTTGGATGGGAAGTTTACCAGGCTATTCTGGTAGGGGCGGTATATAATATTGGTGTGAACGCCCACCTGGTTCTTTTAGGGGGCGCTTATATAAGAACCCCAATAGACCTTACCCAGAATAAGAATGTAATGGGGAATAAACAGGCTTTTAATTCCAAAACACTACTGCTTACCCTGCCAAAACTCATTCTTCCACTAGGGCTTTATGCGCTGGGACATTATTTATTTGAACCAATTGCCGGGTATCTAATGGTTGCAGGGGCCGGAATTATAGGCTTTGCATTTAAGAATAAGGTATTTGTGTTGATAGAAAGGATCTATAAGACCGAAAAATATAAAACAATTGCAGCATACAGCCAAAAAGCATAA
- a CDS encoding S9 family peptidase: protein MKKITSRSTATATLLSLYLLAGVGCSGSKNTNNPDTAPVVEQASLSNAPAITPPPVASKIPKELSIHGDTRIDNYYWLNERENPKVLDYLKAENAYTQEVMADTRDLQEELFNEIVARIKQTDESVPYKRNGYFYYTRYEAGKEYPVFVRRKEVMSAPEEVMLNANERAEGKSYYAPAGMSMSPDNLLMAFGEDTVSRRQYTLRFKNLKTGEILADQIPNTTGGAVWANDNKTVFYTMKDPSLRSFKIFSHTLGTPASQDKEVYHEADETFSTFVFKTKSQKYIIIGSGSTLSQEYRFIDASNPNSTFKVIQPRERGLEYSLDHFGDSFYLLTNKDGATNFKLMKTPVTKTSKENWTEVIPHRADTYLENVEIFKDYLVLQERRNALTHLRIKKWNDPATDYYVDFGEEAYTAGISINPDFDSKVLRYSYSSLTTPSSTFDFNMETKEKSLLKEQEVVGDFDKKNYESKRIYATAKDGTKIPVSLVYRKGIKLDGQNPTLQYAYGSYGSSTNPAFSSTRLSLLDRGFVYAIAHIRGGQEMGRQWYEDGKMMKKKNSFTDFIDVSEYLIQQKYTSPENLYAQGGSAGGLLMGAVVNMRPELYKGVHAAVPFVDVITTMLDTSIPLTTGEFDEWGNPAEKAAYDYMLSYSPYDNVERKAYPNLLVTTGLHDSQVQYFEPAKWVAKLREMKTDDNLLLLHTNMDAGHGGASGRFQPYRDTALQYAFFLKLAGLTE from the coding sequence ATGAAAAAAATTACTTCGCGCTCAACAGCTACGGCCACACTTTTGTCACTTTACCTGCTTGCAGGAGTAGGATGCAGTGGTAGCAAAAACACTAACAATCCGGATACCGCGCCTGTGGTAGAGCAGGCTTCTCTAAGCAATGCGCCGGCAATAACACCTCCACCGGTTGCCAGTAAAATTCCAAAAGAGCTCTCTATTCATGGCGACACCCGTATTGATAATTATTATTGGCTTAATGAAAGGGAAAACCCTAAAGTGCTTGATTATCTAAAAGCCGAAAATGCTTATACCCAGGAAGTGATGGCCGATACCAGGGACTTACAGGAAGAACTTTTCAATGAGATAGTAGCACGAATAAAACAAACAGATGAATCTGTTCCCTATAAAAGAAATGGATATTTCTATTATACCCGATATGAGGCTGGTAAGGAATACCCGGTATTTGTTCGTCGTAAAGAAGTTATGTCTGCACCAGAAGAGGTGATGCTTAATGCCAACGAGCGGGCTGAAGGAAAAAGTTATTATGCGCCCGCTGGAATGAGTATGAGCCCGGATAATCTTTTGATGGCATTTGGTGAAGATACAGTGAGCCGGCGCCAATATACCTTAAGGTTTAAAAACCTAAAAACCGGGGAAATCCTGGCAGACCAAATTCCCAATACCACAGGTGGGGCGGTGTGGGCCAATGACAATAAGACCGTATTCTATACCATGAAAGACCCTTCGCTGCGGTCTTTTAAGATCTTTAGCCATACCCTGGGAACTCCCGCATCCCAGGATAAGGAAGTGTACCACGAGGCAGATGAAACCTTTAGTACATTCGTATTTAAAACAAAATCTCAGAAATATATTATTATTGGCTCCGGCAGTACCCTGTCCCAGGAATATCGTTTTATAGATGCCTCCAATCCAAATAGCACATTTAAGGTAATACAACCACGGGAACGAGGGCTTGAGTACAGTCTGGACCATTTTGGTGATAGCTTCTACCTTCTTACAAATAAGGATGGAGCTACCAATTTCAAACTAATGAAAACCCCTGTAACCAAGACTTCGAAAGAAAATTGGACCGAGGTTATCCCGCATAGGGCAGATACCTACCTGGAAAATGTGGAGATCTTTAAAGATTACCTCGTTTTACAGGAACGAAGGAATGCGTTGACCCATTTACGAATTAAGAAGTGGAATGATCCGGCAACAGATTATTATGTAGATTTTGGTGAAGAAGCCTATACCGCCGGTATTAGTATTAATCCCGATTTTGACAGTAAGGTTTTGCGATATTCTTATAGCTCCCTTACAACCCCCAGCTCCACTTTTGATTTTAATATGGAAACGAAAGAAAAGAGTTTATTAAAAGAGCAGGAAGTAGTGGGCGATTTCGATAAGAAAAACTACGAATCAAAACGCATTTATGCCACCGCCAAGGATGGCACAAAGATTCCCGTATCTCTGGTTTACCGTAAAGGAATTAAACTGGACGGCCAAAATCCTACCTTACAGTACGCGTACGGCTCTTATGGTTCCAGTACAAATCCCGCATTTTCTTCTACCAGGTTAAGTTTGCTTGACCGGGGGTTTGTTTATGCCATAGCACACATACGTGGGGGCCAGGAAATGGGTCGCCAATGGTATGAGGACGGAAAAATGATGAAGAAGAAAAATTCTTTTACAGATTTTATTGATGTATCTGAATATCTTATCCAACAAAAATATACCAGTCCCGAAAATTTATATGCGCAGGGTGGCAGTGCCGGAGGGCTTTTAATGGGAGCAGTAGTAAATATGCGTCCGGAATTATACAAGGGAGTCCATGCTGCGGTGCCCTTTGTAGATGTGATCACTACCATGCTGGATACCAGTATTCCTTTAACCACAGGCGAATTTGATGAGTGGGGGAATCCTGCTGAAAAAGCAGCTTACGATTATATGCTTTCCTATTCGCCTTATGATAATGTAGAAAGAAAAGCCTATCCAAACCTGCTGGTTACAACCGGGCTACACGATTCGCAGGTTCAGTATTTTGAACCGGCCAAATGGGTAGCTAAATTACGGGAGATGAAAACAGATGATAACCTGCTGCTTTTACATACCAATATGGATGCGGGCCATGGAGGGGCCTCGGGCCGATTCCAGCCTTATAGAGATACAGCTCTTCAATATGCATTTTTCCTGAAGTTGGCCGGACTAACCGAATAA